One stretch of Jiangella gansuensis DSM 44835 DNA includes these proteins:
- a CDS encoding Eco57I restriction-modification methylase domain-containing protein, whose protein sequence is MARFDSVVVGEEWISEHYLTSDARKDTFLAHVLRLRKTWQEYEELGKSTPRSDLTARATDIAAAVAALGDVTPAATGDEVHRLHTLLRRALHLDREAVDWLAERSGAEIRIPAAVAHPTPTGTALVILQAMPVHAVEEVLDTDSGSGRLLTPALIDGKPDDVTARVVSTVFLADDPPPFVLVQAGRWALLAERTRWPEGRWLAVDLSLVGERRDIRSGGEIDHVAALLGGDTLLPSADGSTLWTAILDESVQHTVGVSKDLREGIRLSVEIIANEVVRRRRGRGLAVEGVSGLADDLARESLRFLYRILFLLYAEADPELGVVPSRTPEYEKGYGLDRLRDLTLVELTSEQSRHGTHLYASLRRLFDLVDTGHPSEDVPFHALRADLFKKDATRHIAEVGLGNDAVQQVLRHLLLTKATKGRDRGFISYAELGINQLGAVYEGLMSYSGFIAETDLYEVAPGGKPEKGTWVVPVDRAGDIADDDFVRDEDPATGEPRPVIHRQGTFVYRLASRERQRSASYYTPEVLTRSVVKHSLAELLDQNDETTPALDILRMTVCEPALGSGAFAIEAVRQLAAKYLERRQEELSEQIPAEDYPRELQRVKAYLALHQVYGVDLNATAVELAEISLWLDTMHAGLQAPWFGLHLRRGDSLIGARRAVYSPSKHFTKREWLKAVPRDVPLHDTDATMDGGVHHFLLPAMGWGAVADTAEAKQYAPEARERLREWRRAVRSNPTKRDRDRLVRMAQRVETLWDFARRRLEIAEAEIRRHIDVWGADGELPETTGAVTREDVERVLEDENGAYRRLRRIMDAWCALWYWPVTPRTDPDSGEEIKPPTWDTWLDGLEAVLGVQAKETDRDRKGQAAFTGNLDWHGLDDAEDHDRGFTSTQQIDLAKQKYPWLHVAEQIAQEQGFFHWELDFAPVFARGGFDLQVGNPPWVRPFWDEPAALAEYDPWWQLTSKPAEQIKRERREVTLALSGALDAFLDERAAQAGMNEHLASDVDRPVLRGLQPDLYRCFMERTWRSMSPQGIAGLIHMESHFTELRANGLRREAYSRLRRHWAFKNNTYVFSEISDKRSFGLHIYGQSHDVSFVHAGWIYDPSVIDRSMTHDGSGEAPGVRDFADRWDVRPHAERIVHVDETVLGTWSALIDEPGTPAREARMLYPVNRASADVLAKMAGSPRLGDLEFEWTAGWHESADRKRGYFDGRSATPTSWSDVILQGPHLTVANPLYQQPNENATGRQDTTENNLERIPADFIPRTNYQRAKSYPEYISGYPRWSDRPSAEYFRLAWRRMADSATVRTLHAAIIPPGPAHVDLIRSALVGAEYCDLVVAAGLWVSLPVDFLVKASETNELKHGVVQRFPHIRRHPVEQQLVLRTLRLNCLVRPYAPLWEELFAQDWTTDVWAPGVGLDSSVNIDKRQLGDVEAAWSWDTPLRRDADRRQALVEIDAIVAVMLGITADELVTIYRTQFPVLQKYEREALYDAHGRQVPRELAKEYRKHEGAIPAEGLTVAGMTYATPFLTVDRERDYRLAHDHFSRLADEAAP, encoded by the coding sequence ATGGCGCGTTTCGACTCCGTCGTCGTCGGCGAGGAATGGATCTCCGAGCACTACCTCACCAGCGACGCCCGCAAGGACACGTTCCTCGCCCACGTCCTCAGGCTGCGCAAAACCTGGCAGGAGTACGAGGAACTCGGCAAATCCACTCCGCGATCGGACCTGACCGCCCGCGCGACCGACATCGCCGCCGCGGTTGCGGCGCTGGGCGACGTGACACCAGCTGCGACAGGCGACGAGGTCCACCGTCTGCACACCCTCCTACGCCGGGCGCTCCACCTGGACCGCGAGGCCGTCGACTGGCTGGCCGAGCGTTCTGGCGCCGAGATCCGTATCCCGGCGGCAGTCGCCCATCCGACTCCTACCGGCACCGCCCTGGTGATCCTTCAGGCGATGCCTGTCCACGCGGTGGAGGAGGTCCTGGACACCGACAGCGGGAGTGGCCGACTCCTCACTCCCGCACTCATCGACGGCAAGCCCGACGACGTCACCGCCCGCGTCGTCTCGACCGTCTTCCTCGCCGACGATCCGCCGCCGTTCGTCCTGGTGCAGGCCGGCCGATGGGCGCTGCTCGCCGAGCGCACTCGATGGCCGGAGGGGCGCTGGTTGGCCGTCGACCTCAGTCTCGTCGGGGAACGTCGCGACATCCGCAGCGGCGGTGAGATCGACCACGTCGCCGCACTCCTGGGCGGCGACACGCTGCTCCCCAGTGCCGACGGCAGCACGCTGTGGACCGCGATCCTCGACGAGTCTGTGCAGCACACGGTCGGTGTGTCCAAGGATCTGCGCGAGGGCATCCGGTTGTCGGTGGAGATCATCGCCAACGAGGTCGTCCGCCGGCGTCGCGGCCGCGGTCTGGCGGTCGAGGGCGTGTCCGGTCTTGCCGACGATCTCGCTCGCGAGTCGCTGCGGTTCCTCTACCGCATCCTGTTCCTACTCTATGCCGAGGCTGATCCGGAGCTCGGCGTCGTACCGTCGCGGACACCGGAGTACGAGAAGGGCTACGGCCTGGACCGGCTGCGCGACCTCACCCTCGTCGAGCTCACGTCCGAGCAGTCGAGGCACGGAACGCACCTGTACGCGTCGTTGCGCCGCCTGTTCGACCTCGTGGACACCGGCCACCCGTCCGAGGACGTCCCGTTCCACGCCCTGCGTGCCGACCTGTTCAAGAAGGACGCGACCCGGCACATTGCCGAGGTGGGCCTGGGCAACGATGCGGTCCAGCAGGTTCTGCGGCACCTGCTGCTGACGAAGGCGACGAAGGGCCGGGACCGGGGCTTCATCTCCTACGCCGAGCTCGGTATCAATCAGCTCGGTGCCGTCTACGAGGGGTTGATGTCGTACTCCGGGTTCATTGCCGAGACCGATTTGTACGAGGTGGCGCCGGGCGGGAAACCCGAGAAGGGGACGTGGGTAGTGCCGGTCGACCGGGCCGGCGACATCGCTGACGACGATTTCGTGCGGGACGAGGACCCGGCCACCGGTGAGCCGCGACCCGTGATCCACCGGCAGGGCACGTTCGTGTACCGCCTGGCCAGCCGCGAGCGTCAACGCTCGGCGTCCTATTACACCCCGGAGGTGCTCACCCGGTCGGTGGTGAAGCACTCTCTCGCCGAACTGCTCGACCAGAACGATGAGACGACACCGGCGCTGGACATCCTGCGTATGACGGTGTGTGAGCCAGCTCTCGGCTCGGGGGCGTTCGCGATCGAGGCGGTCCGCCAGCTCGCGGCGAAGTATCTGGAACGCCGTCAGGAGGAACTCAGCGAGCAGATCCCCGCCGAGGATTATCCGCGCGAGCTTCAACGGGTCAAGGCGTACCTGGCGTTGCATCAGGTGTACGGCGTCGACCTGAACGCCACCGCCGTCGAGCTGGCCGAGATATCGCTGTGGCTGGACACCATGCACGCCGGGCTGCAGGCGCCGTGGTTCGGCCTGCACCTGCGCCGGGGTGACTCACTGATCGGAGCGCGCCGCGCCGTCTACTCGCCGAGCAAGCACTTCACCAAGCGGGAGTGGCTCAAAGCCGTACCTCGGGACGTGCCGCTGCACGACACCGACGCGACAATGGACGGTGGTGTACACCACTTCCTCCTTCCGGCCATGGGCTGGGGTGCCGTCGCCGACACCGCCGAGGCCAAGCAGTATGCGCCTGAGGCCCGTGAGCGCTTGCGCGAGTGGCGGCGAGCGGTGCGATCGAACCCAACAAAGCGCGACCGTGACCGGCTGGTCCGGATGGCGCAGCGGGTCGAGACGCTGTGGGACTTCGCCCGACGCCGCTTGGAGATCGCCGAGGCCGAGATCCGACGCCACATCGACGTGTGGGGGGCCGACGGCGAGCTGCCGGAGACAACCGGCGCCGTCACCCGGGAGGACGTCGAACGTGTCCTCGAGGACGAGAACGGTGCCTACCGGCGGCTGCGCCGGATCATGGACGCCTGGTGCGCGCTCTGGTACTGGCCGGTGACACCTCGCACCGATCCCGACTCCGGCGAGGAGATCAAACCGCCGACGTGGGACACGTGGCTCGACGGACTCGAAGCCGTGCTTGGTGTGCAGGCCAAGGAGACCGACCGTGACCGCAAGGGCCAGGCGGCATTCACCGGGAACCTCGACTGGCACGGCTTGGACGACGCGGAGGACCACGACCGTGGCTTCACCTCGACACAGCAGATCGACCTGGCGAAGCAGAAGTACCCCTGGCTGCACGTCGCCGAACAGATCGCCCAGGAGCAAGGCTTCTTCCACTGGGAGCTCGACTTCGCCCCGGTGTTCGCCCGAGGCGGCTTCGACCTCCAGGTTGGCAACCCGCCCTGGGTCCGTCCCTTCTGGGATGAGCCCGCAGCTCTCGCCGAGTACGACCCGTGGTGGCAGCTGACCTCGAAGCCTGCCGAGCAGATCAAGCGCGAGCGGCGTGAGGTGACCCTCGCCCTCTCCGGCGCACTCGATGCCTTCCTCGACGAACGTGCAGCCCAAGCCGGGATGAACGAACACCTCGCCAGCGACGTCGATCGCCCAGTGCTGCGTGGCCTACAGCCGGACCTTTACCGCTGCTTCATGGAACGCACCTGGCGGTCCATGAGCCCGCAGGGCATCGCCGGGCTCATCCACATGGAGTCCCACTTTACCGAGCTTCGAGCAAATGGCCTGCGCCGGGAAGCCTACTCGCGCCTGCGTCGCCATTGGGCATTCAAGAACAACACCTACGTCTTCAGTGAGATCAGTGACAAGCGTAGTTTTGGCTTGCATATCTATGGTCAATCTCACGACGTGAGTTTCGTTCATGCTGGCTGGATCTATGATCCGTCTGTGATCGACCGATCCATGACTCACGATGGCTCCGGTGAAGCTCCGGGCGTACGTGATTTCGCTGACCGCTGGGACGTCCGGCCGCATGCCGAACGTATCGTCCATGTCGATGAAACCGTACTCGGCACATGGTCCGCTCTGATTGACGAACCTGGAACGCCAGCGCGTGAGGCTCGGATGCTGTATCCGGTCAACCGCGCGAGTGCCGACGTTCTCGCGAAGATGGCCGGATCGCCAAGACTAGGTGATCTTGAATTCGAGTGGACTGCAGGATGGCACGAGTCTGCCGACCGCAAGAGGGGCTATTTCGACGGCCGTTCCGCCACGCCGACGTCGTGGTCAGACGTCATACTGCAGGGTCCGCACCTGACTGTGGCAAATCCGCTCTATCAACAGCCGAACGAGAATGCCACAGGTCGACAGGACACGACTGAGAACAATCTCGAACGTATACCGGCAGACTTCATTCCACGGACGAACTACCAGCGAGCAAAGTCGTACCCGGAGTACATTTCCGGCTATCCCCGGTGGAGCGACCGCCCGAGCGCCGAGTACTTCCGCCTCGCCTGGCGCAGGATGGCGGACTCCGCGACAGTGCGAACCCTGCACGCCGCGATCATCCCTCCGGGACCGGCGCACGTCGACCTTATTCGGAGCGCACTTGTCGGCGCTGAATATTGCGACTTGGTGGTCGCCGCGGGATTATGGGTCTCATTGCCAGTGGACTTCTTAGTCAAGGCTTCTGAAACGAATGAACTCAAGCACGGGGTTGTTCAACGGTTTCCCCACATTCGGCGGCACCCAGTCGAGCAACAACTCGTTCTGCGGACGCTCCGGCTAAACTGTCTGGTGCGGCCGTACGCGCCCTTGTGGGAGGAACTGTTCGCTCAAGACTGGACGACCGACGTGTGGGCTCCGGGCGTTGGGCTGGACTCTTCGGTCAACATCGACAAACGGCAACTCGGCGATGTCGAGGCGGCGTGGTCGTGGGACACGCCGCTGCGCCGGGACGCCGACCGGCGGCAGGCGTTGGTGGAGATCGATGCGATCGTCGCCGTGATGCTGGGCATCACCGCCGACGAGCTGGTCACGATCTACCGGACCCAGTTCCCGGTACTGCAGAAGTACGAGCGGGAGGCCCTCTACGATGCACACGGCCGCCAGGTGCCGCGCGAGCTGGCGAAGGAGTACCGCAAGCACGAGGGTGCCATACCTGCCGAAGGGTTGACCGTCGCCGGCATGACCTATGCGACGCCGTTCCTCACGGTCGACCGCGAACGCGACTACCGGCTCGCCCACGACCACTTCAGCCGGCTTGCCGACGAGGCAGCGCCGTGA
- a CDS encoding DEAD/DEAH box helicase encodes MTSLLPSLQAADLRRALTAYLSTTFALTDDDVRTALEAFLADPDNGIFRGPYVRLRLPFRPADGTWSVPLDWYPPEWTPYGHQARAFERLSSKYAAPLPTLVTTGTGSGKTEAFLYPVIDHALRTRSAGQRGIKALILYPMNALANDQAGRIATLLSEDPRLGGLTAGLYTGVGGSRTKVSKDGLITDRTIMRDEPPDILLTNYKMLDQLLLRSDDVALWDGAPESLTYLVLDEFHTYDGAQGTDVAMLLRRLGAALGIARDGAPLGDVTPVATSATLGTTAGDTRRAGDTAGTEAMREFAATVFGRSMDPDAVITEDRVTVDQWQEERRRADAAARSETGDRVSYRPRDLVDAATTATAIRQAGPDPIAAINALIALVVERANRDQTELTSREVRRIRESRALSEVVTDHPLTLALLEHAQRPVALSELASALFPSDTSVGRADGVAIVDAYLGLLSLIRADLLDGHEARRFLGVDVQLWIREVSRVDRLVSSTPRFRWGDDGMAGYDAGLYQPAIYCRNCGRSGWGSLRSVTGSNLDTDAKSARQATLTGNDRYRALIFAGGEAAAVDQSGGSVTVDGLYWLDLRSREVLAESPSDDDEELRHVPVLTDWDGRFRPRDEVCPSCQQKDSIRFLGTRSSTLASVSLNALFGSESLESAEKKTLLFTDSVQDAAYTAGFVQARSHTMSRRSVVRSALSSDPMPLPDVAADMMAAAGEDPHARYALIPPELADRKRFARYWTMEGDRREERAARHAVKARLDFDLALEFGLQSRTGRTLELTGSAVAEVDVGTSDRLRRAAAEALSKAREQHSFSPEFDELLGVGIDATLVSGWARGVLERMRVQGGVHHPWLDAYLRSDGNRWFLLGGRRRRDRDDGMPAFPRGRPSPAFPTTSAARESLDSVTGHASWYARWAVRQLGTTPRDGGVITGAFLARAAQEGWLTETATDSGARVYRIPPDLVVVHIPGDGALADGEHALRCYVCHTVTPGSQATITDLDGAACLRQGCPGRLHRHALAADYYRELYDSSRIRRVVAREHTSLLPDKVRLEHEEAFKSGRGPNVPNVLAATPTLELGIDIGDLSTVMLGSLPREVASYQQRVGRAGRLTGNALVLGYVRGRGQNLQRLNEPTSLIDGEIRPPATYLDAIEILQRQYVAFLIDQRVRSGVPDPPSGRGATRQVLASGWDTGTWIGDLLSDARIKANEYTSRFLGLFGNLVAPDTAATLRAWAGVELPDNEVSGVEHIFQSAIRSYQHELDDLGRRSGALADSLPELIQAAERATATDEDQRNRRAAEAEQRALDMRRAALRGQYWINALEERGVLPNYTLLDDTVQLDVSLRWYDHDTGDFHHEPQTYQRGASVALTDFAPGATFYAQSVAIAIDAVDVGPGLDMVRERWIVCARCGWSVAEQATVGPPSQACPRCGDAAVRDVGQRLDVIPLERVSAEVFRDEALISDGNDDRVQTSFSVVPLVDVDPARVSGAWRLDGYPFGAEYVRECLVRWVNLGLAQRSGSERVLAGNEIRAPLFRVCPACGVVPSAQRRDENEARHRGWCPHRRDLDIDWQTVALGRSLRTQAVQLLIPPHFTRDTFAGASFRAALLLGLREVIGGAPDHLDVVEAHAPVDGQDRIVLVLHDTVPGGTGYLADFARPSRVHDVLSAALDVLSTCSCREEQVLACHRCLMPFAPPQMVEHTSRARAEQLLREILDSGRENAGASDDSPWSVTEISSLTDVVLESTESHLEQRFRATLVDALRARGADIREEPHVDGTVVHIGVPGDMRRQWALRPQPRLHGTRPDFVLMTEDTSVPAMYIYTDGRRFHSHPRANNLADDAEKRAILRQAGHVVWAVTTADLDAFEARTEGAAVPPPTWFTDHVRTNLARLRGRELVSAGSVGDDVITADAVTQILTWVANPEPARWRSLASILPLAFMDQNRREWNLERLPGVVLAALAGAPAPPTDPGGLAGWWWQDSTCVIAAATPAPPALDITTILAVDDTSAALEADESGAAWRTWLALSNILGFAARPPLITTQSLLAGPAVSHPPRAVDYTFTPPDDTVAVVSPAWQSLFDTAVDEIELRVLRALAEAGVPLPEQGHETGTGVTIDIAWPNHRVAVVFSPVQGHELAGEGWTVAGLWDDDLPARVKTLLGTDTTGGG; translated from the coding sequence GTGACGTCGCTGCTGCCGTCGCTGCAGGCGGCCGACCTGCGGCGTGCCCTCACCGCGTACCTGTCTACGACGTTCGCGCTCACCGACGACGACGTCCGGACCGCACTCGAAGCGTTCCTTGCCGACCCCGACAACGGCATCTTCCGCGGACCCTATGTGCGGCTACGGCTGCCGTTCCGGCCCGCCGACGGCACCTGGTCGGTCCCGCTGGACTGGTACCCGCCCGAGTGGACGCCGTACGGTCACCAGGCGCGGGCATTCGAGCGGCTGTCCAGCAAGTATGCCGCGCCATTGCCGACGCTGGTGACCACCGGCACCGGTTCCGGTAAGACCGAGGCGTTCCTCTACCCGGTTATCGACCATGCCCTGCGCACCCGTAGCGCCGGTCAGCGCGGCATCAAAGCGCTCATCTTGTATCCGATGAATGCGCTGGCCAATGACCAGGCCGGCCGGATAGCCACACTTCTGTCCGAGGACCCGCGTCTCGGCGGCCTGACCGCCGGCCTTTACACGGGCGTGGGCGGCTCGCGCACGAAAGTCAGCAAGGACGGACTCATCACCGACCGCACGATCATGCGGGACGAGCCGCCGGACATTCTGCTGACCAACTACAAGATGCTCGACCAGCTGCTGCTCCGGTCCGACGACGTGGCGTTGTGGGATGGTGCGCCCGAGTCGCTGACATATCTCGTCCTGGACGAGTTCCATACGTATGACGGCGCCCAGGGTACCGATGTCGCCATGTTGCTGCGGCGCCTCGGCGCGGCGCTGGGGATCGCCCGCGACGGAGCGCCGCTCGGTGACGTCACTCCTGTCGCTACGTCGGCCACGCTCGGAACGACGGCGGGCGACACACGTCGCGCAGGAGACACGGCGGGCACGGAGGCGATGCGCGAGTTCGCCGCCACCGTGTTCGGCCGGTCCATGGATCCGGACGCGGTCATCACCGAGGACCGGGTCACGGTCGACCAGTGGCAGGAGGAGCGACGCCGGGCCGACGCAGCCGCCCGCTCCGAAACGGGAGACCGAGTCTCCTACCGTCCACGAGACCTCGTCGATGCGGCAACGACCGCGACGGCGATCCGGCAGGCCGGGCCGGATCCAATCGCCGCCATCAATGCGCTGATCGCACTGGTCGTCGAACGCGCTAACAGAGACCAGACCGAGCTGACGTCTCGCGAGGTCCGGCGGATCCGCGAATCGCGCGCACTGAGCGAGGTCGTCACCGATCATCCGCTCACGCTGGCACTGCTCGAGCATGCTCAGCGGCCGGTGGCATTGAGCGAGCTCGCCAGCGCCCTCTTTCCGTCCGACACCAGCGTGGGCCGCGCCGACGGGGTTGCCATCGTCGATGCCTATCTGGGCCTGCTGTCGCTGATCCGTGCCGACCTGCTCGATGGCCACGAGGCGCGACGGTTCCTCGGCGTCGACGTGCAACTGTGGATCCGCGAGGTGTCCCGCGTGGACCGGCTCGTGTCGTCGACGCCACGGTTCCGCTGGGGTGACGACGGCATGGCCGGCTACGACGCAGGGCTCTACCAGCCGGCGATCTACTGCCGGAACTGCGGACGTTCGGGGTGGGGTTCGCTGCGCAGTGTCACAGGCTCGAACCTCGACACTGACGCCAAGTCTGCGCGACAGGCGACACTCACCGGCAATGATCGATACCGCGCCCTGATCTTCGCCGGGGGCGAGGCGGCCGCCGTCGACCAGAGCGGCGGCTCAGTCACCGTCGACGGACTGTATTGGCTGGACCTGCGAAGCCGAGAGGTACTGGCCGAATCGCCATCCGACGACGACGAGGAGCTTCGGCACGTCCCTGTCCTCACCGATTGGGACGGTCGGTTCAGACCTCGCGATGAAGTCTGCCCGTCCTGTCAGCAGAAGGATTCGATCCGATTCCTGGGGACTCGCTCCTCCACCTTGGCATCGGTCAGCCTGAACGCACTGTTCGGATCGGAGTCGCTGGAATCGGCGGAGAAGAAGACGCTGCTGTTCACGGACAGTGTGCAGGACGCCGCCTACACAGCGGGATTCGTCCAGGCGCGATCACACACCATGAGCCGAAGGTCAGTCGTCCGGTCCGCCTTAAGCTCCGATCCGATGCCACTACCCGATGTCGCGGCAGACATGATGGCCGCCGCAGGCGAGGACCCCCACGCCCGGTACGCGCTCATCCCGCCCGAGCTCGCCGACCGCAAGCGCTTCGCTCGCTACTGGACGATGGAGGGCGACCGGCGGGAAGAGCGGGCTGCCCGTCACGCGGTGAAGGCTCGCCTGGACTTCGACCTGGCCCTGGAGTTCGGCCTCCAGTCACGCACTGGACGGACACTGGAGCTGACGGGCTCCGCCGTGGCCGAGGTCGACGTGGGCACCAGCGACCGGCTCCGACGCGCCGCCGCGGAAGCCCTGTCGAAAGCACGCGAGCAGCACAGCTTCTCGCCCGAGTTCGATGAGCTGTTGGGCGTGGGCATCGACGCCACCCTCGTGTCTGGTTGGGCGCGCGGTGTGCTCGAGCGCATGCGCGTGCAAGGTGGAGTCCACCATCCCTGGCTCGACGCCTACCTGCGCAGCGACGGGAATCGGTGGTTTCTGCTTGGCGGCCGGCGACGCCGCGACCGCGACGACGGCATGCCCGCGTTCCCCCGAGGTCGCCCCTCGCCCGCATTCCCCACCACGTCGGCTGCCCGCGAGAGCCTCGATAGTGTCACCGGGCACGCATCCTGGTACGCGCGATGGGCGGTCCGCCAGCTCGGCACCACACCCCGCGACGGTGGCGTCATCACCGGCGCCTTCCTGGCCCGCGCCGCCCAGGAGGGATGGCTCACGGAGACCGCCACCGACTCCGGCGCTCGGGTGTATCGCATCCCGCCCGATCTGGTGGTGGTTCACATTCCCGGCGACGGCGCTTTGGCCGACGGTGAGCATGCGCTGCGATGCTACGTGTGCCACACGGTCACGCCGGGATCGCAGGCGACCATCACCGATCTCGACGGCGCGGCCTGCCTACGTCAAGGTTGCCCGGGCCGCCTGCACAGGCACGCACTGGCTGCCGACTATTACCGCGAGCTGTACGACAGCAGTCGGATCCGGCGGGTCGTTGCCCGCGAACACACGTCACTCCTGCCGGACAAGGTGCGCCTGGAGCACGAGGAGGCGTTCAAGTCTGGCCGTGGCCCCAACGTCCCCAATGTGCTCGCCGCGACGCCGACGCTGGAGCTGGGCATCGACATCGGCGACCTCTCCACGGTCATGCTCGGATCGCTGCCCCGCGAGGTGGCGTCGTACCAGCAACGGGTGGGGCGGGCCGGTCGCCTGACTGGGAACGCGCTCGTCCTCGGGTACGTACGCGGTCGAGGTCAGAACCTTCAGCGGCTCAACGAGCCCACGTCGTTGATCGACGGCGAAATCCGACCGCCGGCCACCTATCTGGACGCGATCGAGATCCTTCAGCGCCAGTACGTCGCCTTCCTGATCGACCAGCGAGTCCGCAGCGGTGTACCCGATCCGCCGTCCGGGCGCGGTGCCACCCGTCAGGTTCTCGCCTCCGGTTGGGACACCGGAACCTGGATCGGTGACCTGCTCTCCGACGCCCGCATCAAAGCCAATGAGTACACGTCCCGATTTCTGGGACTCTTCGGGAACCTCGTCGCACCCGACACCGCCGCCACCTTGCGCGCGTGGGCCGGCGTTGAGCTCCCGGACAACGAGGTCAGCGGAGTGGAGCACATCTTTCAATCGGCGATCCGCTCGTACCAGCACGAGTTGGACGACCTGGGGCGACGGTCCGGCGCCTTGGCGGACTCGCTGCCCGAACTCATCCAGGCAGCTGAACGTGCCACCGCCACCGACGAGGACCAGCGCAACCGTCGTGCGGCCGAGGCCGAGCAACGCGCCCTCGACATGCGCCGGGCTGCCCTGCGTGGTCAATACTGGATTAACGCACTGGAGGAACGCGGTGTCCTGCCGAACTACACGCTGCTCGACGACACCGTGCAACTCGATGTCTCACTGCGCTGGTACGACCATGACACCGGAGACTTCCACCACGAGCCGCAGACCTACCAGCGTGGTGCCTCGGTCGCTCTCACCGACTTCGCACCCGGCGCCACGTTCTACGCCCAGAGCGTCGCGATCGCGATCGACGCCGTCGACGTCGGCCCCGGCCTTGACATGGTGCGCGAGCGTTGGATCGTATGCGCGCGGTGCGGATGGTCCGTGGCCGAGCAGGCCACCGTAGGTCCGCCGTCACAGGCATGCCCCCGGTGTGGCGACGCCGCGGTTCGTGACGTGGGTCAGCGTCTCGACGTCATCCCCCTCGAACGAGTCTCAGCTGAGGTCTTCCGCGACGAGGCGCTGATATCCGATGGCAACGACGATCGCGTGCAGACCTCGTTCTCGGTTGTCCCCCTCGTCGACGTCGACCCAGCGCGGGTGTCGGGCGCGTGGCGCCTGGACGGGTATCCGTTCGGCGCCGAGTACGTCCGGGAGTGCCTGGTGCGCTGGGTCAATCTCGGACTGGCGCAGCGTTCCGGCTCCGAACGGGTGCTGGCGGGCAATGAGATCCGGGCGCCCCTGTTCCGGGTATGTCCAGCTTGTGGGGTGGTCCCGTCGGCGCAGCGCCGCGACGAGAACGAGGCACGTCACCGTGGCTGGTGTCCACACCGTCGGGACCTCGATATCGACTGGCAGACGGTTGCGCTTGGGCGCAGCCTCCGGACACAGGCCGTCCAGCTCCTCATCCCGCCGCACTTCACCCGAGACACCTTCGCCGGCGCCTCATTCCGGGCGGCTCTGCTGCTTGGTCTGCGGGAAGTCATCGGTGGCGCGCCAGACCATCTCGACGTGGTAGAGGCTCACGCCCCGGTCGATGGTCAGGACCGGATCGTGCTCGTTCTCCACGACACCGTGCCTGGCGGAACCGGGTACCTGGCTGACTTCGCCCGACCGAGCCGCGTGCACGACGTGCTGTCCGCGGCACTGGACGTGCTCTCCACCTGCTCGTGCCGCGAGGAACAGGTGCTGGCGTGCCACCGCTGTCTGATGCCGTTCGCGCCACCACAGATGGTCGAGCACACGTCACGTGCCCGTGCCGAACAACTGCTCCGGGAGATCCTGGACTCCGGCCGGGAGAACGCCGGCGCCTCGGACGACTCGCCGTGGTCGGTCACCGAGATCTCGTCGCTGACCGACGTGGTGCTGGAATCGACGGAGAGCCACCTTGAACAACGGTTCCGCGCCACGCTGGTCGACGCACTCCGTGCGCGCGGCGCAGACATTCGTGAAGAGCCCCACGTAGATGGCACGGTCGTGCACATCGGCGTGCCCGGAGACATGCGCCGCCAGTGGGCGCTGCGACCACAACCCCGATTGCACGGCACGCGGCCCGACTTCGTGTTGATGACAGAGGACACATCCGTCCCGGCCATGTATATCTACACCGACGGACGGCGCTTCCACTCCCATCCTCGGGCGAACAATCTCGCCGACGACGCCGAGAAGCGCGCGATTCTGCGGCAAGCTGGGCATGTCGTGTGGGCGGTGACCACGGCCGATCTCGATGCCTTCGAGGCCCGTACCGAAGGCGCGGCTGTTCCACCGCCTACGTGGTTCACCGACCACGTCCGGACGAACCTCGCCCGCCTGCGCGGTCGGGAACTCGTGTCGGCCGGATCGGTCGGCGACGATGTGATAACCGCCGATGCGGTGACTCAGATCTTGACATGGGTCGCGAATCCTGAGCCCGCTCGGTGGAGATCGCTGGCATCGATTCTGCCGCTAGCTTTCATGGATCAGAACCGGCGCGAATGGAACCTCGAACGGCTGCCGGGTGTAGTGCTCGCAGCGCTTGCCGGTGCACCCGCACCGCCGACCGATCCCGGCGGTCTCGCCGGCTGGTGGTGGCAAGACTCGACCTGCGTGATCGCGGCCGCCACACCGGCGCCACCTGCGCTAGACATCACGACAATCTTGGCCGTCGATGACACCAGCGCCGCGCTGGAAGCTGACGAGTCGGGCGCTGCTTGGCGTACGTGGCTCGCGCTCTCCAATATCCTCGGCTTCGCCGCGCGGCCACCGCTGATCACCACCCAGTCACTCCTTGCCGGACCTGCGGTGTCACACCCGCCTCGCGCCGTCGACTACACGTTCACACCACCGGACGACACCGTCGCCGTCGTGTCCCCCGCCTGGCAGTCCTTGTTCGACACCGCCGTCGACGAGATCGAACTTCGCGTCCTGCGCGCCCTCGCAGAAGCCGGCGTCCCGCTACCGGAGCAAGGGCACGAGACCGGGACGGGCGTCACCATCGATATCGCCTGGCCGAATCACCGCGTGGCCGTCGTATTCTCACCGGTCCAGGGCCACGAACTGGCCGGCGAGGGGTGGACTGTCGCCGGTCTTTGGGACGATGACCTACCGGCTCGGGTGAAGACGTTACTCGGCACAGATACCACAGGAGGCGGCTGA